Within the Phaseolus vulgaris cultivar G19833 chromosome 9, P. vulgaris v2.0, whole genome shotgun sequence genome, the region taattttagagacacaaaaataattagttgttatatcactaaatccttttaaaaaaattggctttaaaataataaaataaaaatatatttatcttaaaTTGTATTGAGTTAAAGCTACTATGTATTTTTGAAACGaatgataaatataaatagaaactaattttagaaacacaaaaataattagttgttatagtgaatAAATCAAAgacattttagagactaaaaacattattggtttttaaattagtttttattatttataaatagtttttaaattgatatctaattaactaccaatgtgttaactattaattatttaaaaactatttatcaataataaaaactaatttagaaaccaataatttgtttagtttctaaaatggtctctaatttagtcactataataactaattattttttgattttaaaatgaatttgtatttaatgattttttttagtgatataaTTTCTATACACTCATtcagaaataaatttaatttataaagatgtcattctaaaatcaaactttcaaattatataatttttagagtttaataattatgtaatttatgtttaaaactatttaatacATTTCTATGTTATCATAtattacattaatttattttcatttttattttaaattaaacgaTGAATTTTTATACCGTTAAACTATTATCCTTTGAATTAGGGTCTTTTGctgataaattttttttctttaaactaGGGTTTTCgagtttaaattatataaataaataaaaaaaatgtcgaAAATTTCAGTACTAAtaaatttagatttttcaaGAGGATTTTTTACgaattaattagttatttagaTTTTTTGCAACTGCTATTGAACTTTCACATTTTGAAATTATGGAAAAATTTAATACAATATTTATTACATAAACTATggaaatgaaaatttaattttaactagacaaaaacattaaaagtacttttcaatatttaattaatataaattactcaaaaatatttttaacttttcaagTATATTTGTGTTTCACTATAAGTGTTCTCcattaattacttttaattacatgtatacattattaaaaaaaactagtttaaaaaaagtatttttaaaaattaaaaatatttttttgaaaatcataTGCTTTTGTTTTAATGTTGATGGAATTTAGTGTTAACATCTTACGCTATGCACTAAAAAAACTAGTTATTTAATAATGTATTATCATACATTTAATAAGTTCGATGTCTCATAATTCTTATCATCATCACcaaatccttttaaaaaaattgcctttaaaataataaaataaaaatatatttatgttaaaTTGTATGAGTTAAAGCTACTATGTATTTGAAACTAATGAtaaatatacactacaagagaatcattaaatagaaattaattttagagagacaaaaaataattagttgttataatgactagattagagaccattttagagactaaaaaaacctaggtagcaaaaaccttggtagataattaaataccaatttagaaaatatttatccttaaaaaccaataatttttttagtttctaaaatggtctctaatttagtcattataccaattaattattttttgtctcaaaaattagtttctatttaatgattttcttgtagtgatataatttatatacactcattaaaaaataaatttaatttataaaaatgtcattctaaaatcaaactttcaaattatatgatttttagagtttaataattatgtattttatgtttaaaactatttaatatatttctatGTTAACATATAttagattaatttatttttattttaaattaaacgaTGAATTTTTATGCCCTTAAACTTATCCTTTGAATTAGGGTATTTTgctgataaatttttttatttaaactacGGTTTTCGAGTTtaacttatataaataaataaaaagaatgtCGAAAATTTTcactgaaaataaaaaattcaacaaaaatCGGTTGATCCTTGGTATAACAAAAACATAATTACAATATATTGAAGGATATTTgggataaaagataaagaaaaagaaaattagggTTTTGAGAATGGGTTGGAGGGAGAAGaatgattgatttttttttggaagaTATGTTGTAAAGAGAAAAGGACAAGAAAGAAATAGGGCCAACAAAAATCAACCTACTCATACATAATACATCATATGCCAAAATGTTTCCATATctaattataatgttaattatttgAATCCAAGGTGTCATAATCTACCTTTACTTGTCGACATGAAAATCTCCCATGATTTTTCTTTGTTAACGAAATCCGCAATAACTTGGCATTGAGACATTTCAATACAAAATAGCTTAATCTATGGTGCAATTCTTAATTCGATTATACTAAAAGTGGCGCATTATATGCAACTACTACATTGTTTGAATCTGTTGTTGACTAGACAAGTAATTTTTATTGCATCCAAGATTGATCCACCGAAACCCACGTTTACATCAAGTACAATGTTTATCATAGAAAGAACAGAAAAGGAAAAGTATTTATGACAATTTGATGGAGGAACATCGTATTCAATcagttttgaaaataatttgttaGATATTAGAACCTTGACTACAACCAAGTGGATTTTATATTTGAACATTTTTACTTATTGCCCTGCTCAGTTCAAGATAAACTAAACTCGTAACTGGGAAAGGATTCAATAGTATACAGAAGCAGAAATGTACAAGGGCATGAGTTTTATGTTTTGGTTCCTCTTTATTTATCTACTAGTAACCCTGGTATACCAAATGTTTAATTTTGCTTGAACCTGTTTTCGTTGTTGGTTAATTTTCTTTAGTTAAGAAGCAGTAAGAAACAGTTTGTAAGCAATGATCTTTTCTAATCTTTTTGTTGCAGTGCTCCTATGGATGCGGAGCCAGAGAATTGGCTGGAACAGAAAACAAAGTCTTGGAAATTGCACTTGAAGAGGGTCACAACACCTCTAACAATATTCAAGATCATGCCATGAATCACCCAAATAAACCAGGTCACAGTGTTATTCCAAAACTAGACACTCATGAGCATAGGCATATGGACCCTTCACTAATGGTGTTCTTCACTTTGAAAGATTTAAGGGTAGGGAAGAGAATGGCCATTCACTTTCCAAAGAGAGATCCATCAAAATCCCCCAAGTTGTGGCCCAAAGAAGAAGCTGATTCACTCCCTTTCTCGTCCAAACAACTGCCATACCTTCTCAAACTCTTCTCTTTCTCACCACACTCCCCCCAGGCCACAGCTATAGAGAACACCCTTAGAGAATGTGAGAGCAAACCCATCAAAGGAGAGGTAAAGTTCTGTGCCACCTCTTTAGAATCCATGCTAGACTTTACACAAAGAATTCTAGGGGTGACATCAGAACTCCAAGTTTTGTCCACCTTGCACCAAACCAAGTCAAGTGTCACTTTCCAAAACTACACTATCCTAGAAACCCTCATGGAAATCCCTGCTCCCAAGATGGTGGCTTGTCACACCATGCCTTACCCTTATGCTGTTTTTTATTGTCATAGCCAAGATAATGGGAATAGGGTATACAGGGTCTCACTAGGTGGTGAAAATGGAGATAGAGTGGAAGCTATGGTTGTTTGTCACCTAGATACCTCCCAATGGGCACCTACTCATGTTTCATTTCAGGTTCTTGGGATTACTCCAGGAACCTCTCCTGTGTGCCACTTCTTCCCAGCGGATCATCTCATTTTTCTCCCCAAACTGCAAGCTCACGGTTCTTCAACCATGTGATACTACTATTCTTACTTACTTATGAACCAATGCAAGACCTTAATAATGTACAATTTCTTATATGAATAAGCAAGGGTTTCTGCCTCCTAAGTTCATCATAATTCTGATCCTCACTTTTTTTCGCAAAGTTTTTAGTTGCTTCACTTACGTAGAATCACAACTCAACATAGGAGAGGTTCCAACTGGTGCTAACTCAAATCGTAAAAGTCTGAGATCATAGTTAATGGATTggtttttttaccaaaatggtgcacttttttttagatttacGGCAAAAGCAGAAAAATTTAGTTGGGCAATTCTTAGTGAAAGTTGCTCATAATGTAGTCAATAtcaattaaattcattaatttccctactttttttcatttaattagagtttccaaCCGGATTGACAAtaatagtttaaataaaattttatattggaTTGGCAACTTAGGTATATTTTATCTCAATTGAAATTTTCAATTCTGTTGGCAAGTTTAgttgattttttgaaataattaatattttttaaagttaaaagatgtatatagtaataatttaaaaattacaagtgaataagaataagaatattgagacaaattgtatttttatagataattaatattaaaaaattaaactaaattttgttttcacaaaaaATAAAGTTACATAAAATTAAGTTGGATTTAAAATAGGTTGtgtaataaatgtaaaatatttagtaccttttaaatattattaaaattaaaaatatttttgtggtttttaaaaaattgaaattatgttCGTGAAATAACGTTTATAGTtgatacaattataaataaaaatggtagcgtttaaacaatatttataaaatgatattataCATGATTAGAAAATAGAAATATAGGAAAAGTTGTCATCTATGAGAAGTTGTGCCACATGGTGGTcttctttgttgtctttgtGGTCGTCCTTGTGGTTGTTGTTCGGATGGAAGGGTAGAAGGGGGGCGGAGGTGGAATGTCATCGTCAGTGCCTTCGATTTCATTGTCATCACTCTGATTTGCGGACACTTGTGAAGGCATTGTTGGTCGATAATACTGCATAAATGATATTGGATTGTAGGCAGATGGGGGGACATGGTAGAGGTTGCAAAGGGATTTGACGGGCCAGCAAAAAATTGTTGTTGAGATGGAAATGTTGAGTAGTTGAAAGGTGGTTGATGGAATGATGATTGGAATGACATGTGAGATTGATCCCTATATCCGAACAACTGGGTCGGTTGAAAACCTGGTGGACGAAAAGATTGTTGTTCAAATGATTGAACTTGAGAAGAAGACCCGACATGATGTTGATAGTGAGGTTGTGTAGTCTCCTGTGGCATATCatattgttttgaaaatatgtgttaattttggatgagtgaatgaagaataataaataattttgtaattgaaCTTACATCGTAATCAGACGATGACTGTATAGGCGTGATGTAGTGGATAGTATGGTTGATGTACCATTGCATGTATGTTGAGTTGTCATGCAAATGGCCATTTCCATTAAACTGATTTTCGTGAATTAGATGATTATGGCGGTCATTCCACATAGCTATCCATGCGACATGATATTGTGGCATGTATCGATCAGTTTGTCCTCTCATATCCTCTTTGTGAAGTTGATCAAGGTTGAATGGGTCACTTGGAATACTCTGTCAAAATCCAAATTGACGCATATCCCTATCAACCTGATGAAATTCAACAGTTGCAAAACATATGAGAGGAACTACAGCCCGTGCAGTTGGGGAAACCTCAATAGTGATCAAGCACCTAACATAATCCACTCGATATGGAGTCCAAAGAAACTGTAAATAAATGTTTGAAACATCAGTAATATGAAATATTCAGTTAAAATGATATGTTAGTTTATATATTGGTCACAACCTCTTTAGCTTTAATGCCATCAAACATTGCTCGTATTTGTGGAACAGTGGTTCCTCCTATGTGCATCCTATGCATCCTCCGAGTCCACCTAACGAAAACAAAGGAATATTAAgaactttgttttcttatatcgaaaattaatacaaaaataacatACCTTTTTCCGAGTGGGAGACCAACTCCTTGTTGAACTTCTTCATTGGTCAATGGTTGAAGTTGTGGAGAAATGCATGTTAGGCGTTCCCATGCCCAACATTGTAAAAGCAACATGCAACCTCCAATATTATCTTGATTAAAGTCTATTCCGTGATCGAGCGCACACAGAAGCCAATACAGCTGACCCCCAACTATAATTCCTGACGTTGTTCAAGTCAGCCAACAATAATAGATACATTAAGTGTACCTTACTACCTGAAGAATCAGGCATCAATAGACTCCCAATAAGTGTTAATATGTGGGCTCGAGCATGTTAAGCAATAACATCATCGGTTGCATTA harbors:
- the LOC137821996 gene encoding BURP domain protein USPL1-like, producing the protein MYKGMSFMFWFLFIYLLVTLCSYGCGARELAGTENKVLEIALEEGHNTSNNIQDHAMNHPNKPGHSVIPKLDTHEHRHMDPSLMVFFTLKDLRVGKRMAIHFPKRDPSKSPKLWPKEEADSLPFSSKQLPYLLKLFSFSPHSPQATAIENTLRECESKPIKGEVKFCATSLESMLDFTQRILGVTSELQVLSTLHQTKSSVTFQNYTILETLMEIPAPKMVACHTMPYPYAVFYCHSQDNGNRVYRVSLGGENGDRVEAMVVCHLDTSQWAPTHVSFQVLGITPGTSPVCHFFPADHLIFLPKLQAHGSSTM